CGCCATCTACCTGGAGATCGACTTCGCAGGCACGCACGTCGTCGAGGCTGAAATGCTCATCGAACAGCCGAATGAACGGGCCGATGGCGCACGATGCGTTGTTGTCCTTGGCCTTGCTCAGCAACAGCGCGCTGCGGCCTTCGATGTCCCGCAGATTGACGTCGTTGCCCAAGGTGGCGCCGTGGATCTGGCCACGGCTGTTCACCGCCAGCACGACTTCGGGCTCAGGATTGTTCCATTGGGAGGCCGGGTGGATGCCGATCTGGCTGCCACTGCCCACGGCGGCCAGGACCGGCGCCTTGGTAAAGATTTCCGCGTCCGGCCCGATGCCGACCTCCAGGTATTGCGACCACATGCCCTGTTCGATAAGAAAGGCCTTGAGGCGCATGGCTTGTTCGGAGCCCGGCACGATCGAGCGCAAGTTATCGCCGATCACGCTGTGCACCGTGGCGCGCACGGCTTCGGCCCGGGCCGCGTCACCGCCGGCCTGTTCCTCGATCACCCGCTCGATCATGCTCGCGGCGAAAGTCACGCCGGCGGCCTTGATCACCTGCAGGTCCAGCGGCGGCAGCAAAAAGGCTTTGGACAGATCGGCATGCAGGCCGGTGTTGGCCAGCAGCGCTTCGACGCTGGCGATGAAGGTGCCCGGCGTTTCTCTCACCGCTGCCAATGGCGAGGAGGTTTCCAGCAAGTCGCTCAAGGTCGCGAAACGCTCCGACAAGTCGAACACCCCGTCGCTGCGCAGCACGATGGGCGAGGGCCCGGCAACGGCGCCAGGCACCCAGGCACGACCAATCAGGGTGCCGGCGACGCCATCGACCGGCAGGGTGTTCTCGGGAGTAAGCATGAGCGACATGGGCGATCTTCCTGGTTCGTAAAGCTTTCACGCTAGGGCGCGCTGTCGATGAACTCCAATGAGATATATTCAGTATCTGATAACGTCTGGTTATTACACGTTGAGGAGCACCCATGTCCGACTTGTCCTTCTCCAGCTTCTGCGGCTGGCTCAAATTCCGCCATCTGCTGCTGATCGACACCTTGGGGCGTACCTGCAACATGCATCTGGCAGCCCAGCAGATGAACCTCAGCCAGCCGGCGGTGAGCAAGATGCTCAAGGAAATCGAAAGCCTGCTGGGCTTTGCCCTGTTCGAACGCCGCCCACGAAGCATGCCGCCCACCGCCCTCGGCGAGCAC
The Pseudomonas marvdashtae genome window above contains:
- a CDS encoding fumarylacetoacetate hydrolase family protein, producing the protein MSLMLTPENTLPVDGVAGTLIGRAWVPGAVAGPSPIVLRSDGVFDLSERFATLSDLLETSSPLAAVRETPGTFIASVEALLANTGLHADLSKAFLLPPLDLQVIKAAGVTFAASMIERVIEEQAGGDAARAEAVRATVHSVIGDNLRSIVPGSEQAMRLKAFLIEQGMWSQYLEVGIGPDAEIFTKAPVLAAVGSGSQIGIHPASQWNNPEPEVVLAVNSRGQIHGATLGNDVNLRDIEGRSALLLSKAKDNNASCAIGPFIRLFDEHFSLDDVRACEVDLQVDGEDGYRLHGSSSMSQISRDPQDLAGQTLNANHQYPDGFLLFLGTLFAPTDDRDHVGSGFTHKRGDRVSISSPLLGGLHNQVTHSCDAAPWTFGVGALLRNLAARGLLGR